The Paraburkholderia acidiphila DNA window GGCCCAGCGCCTCGGTCAGGCAGTTCATCGAGTTGGCCGTGAACATGCCCGAGCACGAACCGCAGGTCGGGCAGGCGGAGCGCTCGACTTCGGCCACTTCGGCGTCGGAGTACTTGGTATCCGCCGCGATCACCATGGCGTCGATCAGGTCGAGCTTCTTGACTTCGATCGCCTTGGTGACGGGGTTCGCGAGGCGCGTCTTGCCCGCTTCCATCGGGCCGCCCGAGACGAAGATCACGGGAATGTTCAGGCGCATGGCGGCCATGAGCATGCCCGGGGTGATCTTGTCGCAGTTCGAGATGCAGACCATGGCGTCGGCGCAGTGCGCGTTGACCATGTATTCCACCGAATCCGCGATGATGTCGCGGCTCGGCAGCGAATACAGCATGCCGTCGTGGCCCATGGCGATGCCGTCATCGACGGCGATCGTGTTGAATTCCTTGGCTACGCCGCCCGCGGCTTCGATTTCGCGCGCGACGAGCTGGCCGAGATCTTTCAGGTGCACATGGCCGGGAACGAACTGGGTGAACGAGTTGACGACCGCGATGATCGGCTTGGCGAAGTCTTCGTCTTTCATGCCGGTGGCGCGCCAGAGGGAGCGCGCACCTGCCATGTTGCGGCCGGCGGTGGAGGTTTTGGAACGGTATGCGGGCATTGTGGCTGTAGGTGAAAAATCGCAAAAAGGAAGCGGGCCACAGGAATAAAGGCCCCACGCACGCCCTTGCGAACAACCTCTTGAGCTGCGCTCCGGGCAGAACGCGTAATTATCCCACAGGCCTACGCGGCGCGCTGTCCGCGGCGGTTTTGGCGGCTTTTCTGGCTCCATGATTCGCGCTTTGCATGCACGGACGGCTCCACATTTTTGGCGGCTGATGTCGAATGAATTCTGGCGGCGTATCGTGGCTATACAGCGTCTAGCGGACGCGCAAACTCACGCACCTCGGGGGCGATATGAAACATTGGCAACACGCTCGGCGACACGCGACCTGGGCCGTCACGGGCCTCGCGATCGGGCTCGCTGCGACAGGCGCGGGCGTACATCTCTGGCTGCGCGCTCTGGCAGGCAGCGCCGGGGAACAGTCGGCGGCGGTCGGCGCGATTGTGCTCGGCGTTTTCACTGTGATTTGCGCAGGACATGAGATCTGGCGCGCGAGGATGCGTTAGGGCGTTCGAGCCAACCGCAGGTCTCCTCGTCAGGGTTCCCGCATCTTGCGCAAAGCGTGCAGCTGCACCAATACTCTGCGTCAGTCCCCGCGACGGAGAGACCCATGCCCATGCAGAACATCAAGCACGTCGTTGTCGTGATGTTCGAAAACCGTTCGTTTGACACGATGCTTGGCGGCTTGTACACGAACGGCAGCAGCCCCACGCATTTCCTGCCCGCCGCCAGCGCGGACCAGCCATTCGACGGCCTCAAGGCGGGCTTGAGCAACCCGACCAAGGCAGGCGGCACCATCGCCGCAGCGACACCCGCCTCCAAGGCCACGCTGCCCGACCCCGATCCGCAGGAGACGTTCGCAAACGTGCGCGTCCAGCTTCTCGGCAGCGCCACAGGGGCTATGCCCATGTCCGGCTTCGTACAAGACTACGAAACGACCGCGACGACGGACGCAAGCCAGGTCATGCAGTGTCACAGCCCCGACCAGTTGAAGGTGCTCTCGACGCTTGCTCGCGAATACGCCGTTTCGGACGCCTGGTTCGCGAGCGTGCCGAGCCAGACCTGGCCGAACCGCGCGTTTGCCCACGCGGGCACGTCGAACGGTCACGTGGACAACGGCTCCCCGCCCGATCCGTTCGACTGGCAGGTGCGCACCCTCTTCAACGTGCTGAGTGATGTGGACGTGAGCTGGGCCGTGTACAGCGCCGCGCTCGTCGCGCCATCGCTCACGCTCACCATGTTCCCGACGCTATGGGATCCGAAATATAAGGCGAATTTCCAGCGCTTCGGCAACTTCGTCTCGGCCTGCCAGAACAATACGCTGCCGCAGTATTCGTTCATCGAGCCGCGCTTTCTGCTCGATCCCAACGACCAGCACCCGCCACACGATGTCTATGCGGGCGAAAGCTTTCTCTACGACATCTGGCACGCGTTGAGCACCTCGCCCGCATGGCCCGAAACCCTGCTCGTGATTACTTACGACGAGCACGGCGGCACCTACGATCACGTCCTTCCGCCCGCCAACGCCGTGGCGCCCGATGCCGCCAGCAATCCCGGAGACCAGAACTTCGCCTTCGACAGCTTTGGTGTGCGCGTGCCAGCGGTCGTGGTTTCGCCCTATATCGCACCGGGCACCGTGTTCCGCTCGCCCAGCGCCACGCCCTACGACCACACGTCGATTCTCGCCACGCTGCGCGACTGGCTCGCCATCGCGCCCGCCGACATGCTCGCGAGCAAGCGCGTGGCGGCCGCGCCCACATTGGCTCCGTTGCTCACGCTGGACACGCCGCGCACGGCCCTGCCAGCCATCGCCGCGCCGCCTGCCTCCGGCTTTCTTGCGACCGATCTCGCCCGCCCGCTGAACGACCTGCAAAAGAGTCTTGTGAGCGGCACCGCGCGGCGCACGGGGCTCGACCCGGCGGCCACGCTCGGCGCAATGCCCTCTCGTCAGCACGCGGTGGACTTCTTCCACAACCTGCTTTCGTCCGGGCAGCCCTGAGCCAACGAACGAACCAAAGGGGCATGCGATGCATGCCTCAGGCTTTGCCCAACCCTTCCTGCGCAATCAACCCGAGCAGCACGTCCGCAAACGCGTTGGCGGCCAGCGTGCTCGATGCGTGCCGCCGCTTGAGCAGCGCGACCGTGCGCTGAGGCAACGCCGGAACGACGGGCAGCGTGACGAGCCCTCGATGCTCGCGCAGCACCGCCGAAGGCAGCAGCGTGGCGAGCGTGCCGTCCTTCACGAGCTTGAGCACCGTGCCCACCGAGTTGGCCTGCAGCATGACGCGCGGTATCAACTGGTGCGCGCGGAAATAAGCATCGGCGAAACGCCGCACCACGAAGTCGGGGCTCAACAGCGCAAGCGGCATCGCCGCGAGCTGGTTCGCGCTCACCTCGGCGCGGCGGCGCGCGAGCGGATGGCGCGTGGCCACGAGCAGCGCCATGTGTTCGGCAAAGAGCGGGCGCACTTCGATTTCGTCGGAGCGCACATCCGTGAAGCCAATGCCGAGATCGAGTTCGTCGCGCTCGAGGCCCCCTTCGATGTCCTCCAGCGGCCGCTCGCTCACGTCGAGCGCGATAGCCGGATGCGCTTCGCGAAAGCCGCGCAGCGCCGGGCCGATCAGATATTCCGCGAAAGTCGGGGTATAGGCGAGCCGCAGCAGGCCGCGCGTGAGGTCGCGCACTTCGTGCAACGCGCGCTTGCCCGCGTCGAGATGCGCGAGCGCCTGGCGCGCGTGTTCGATGTACACGCGCCCGAATTCGGTGAGGCTGATAGCGCGGCCACTGCGGTCGAACAGCGCGCCGCCAAGGTCGTTTTCCAGTTGGCGGATCTGCTGTGAGAGCGCCGGCTGCGAGACGTGCAGCACTTCGGCTGCGCGCGTGAAATTCTTCAACTCCGCCACGGTGAGCACGTAGCGTATCGAGCGAAGCATCAAGATGGCTTGCCTCCCGAATGTCTCCGGATTCTTTTCATAAGGCGCGCTTATCGCGACGATCCAAATATCGTCTTGGACTGGGGCGCGCGCTCTGCGCAAAATGGTTTGCGATGGCAGCGACCCCGTGCGCACCGCGCGCGGCATCGCCTGCCGGACACCATTCTACCGGGGAGCAAACGGATGTTCGAGTCGATCTCGATGAGCGTGGTGGCGGTGTTCGCAGGCGCGTGCCTGACGTTTCTCATCGCCATCCTGCTGCCCGAACCCGTCGTGGCCAAAGGCGCCGAGGGCGGCCTTTATGCCGGGCTCGGCAATGAAGATGAAAGTTTCGCGCGCGCGGACCGGGCGCGCATCCGGCGCTTTCGCGCGCTGAAAACGTGGCGCGCAGGCGAGCGCCGCTCGCCGGGCGTGACGCAAGCCGCGCCGCGCCTCGTCAATAGACGTCGCGCACGTAGCGTTTGTCCCGTCCGAGCGCACTGACGTAGTCGTGCGCGGCCTCGGCGCTGATGCCGCCGTGCGCCGCCACCACGTCCCTGAGCGCCGCGTCGACGTCCTTCGCCATGCGGCTCGCATCGCCGCAAACGTAGAGGTGCGCCCCTTCCTGCAGCCACGCCCATAACTGCGCGCCCTGCTCGCGCATACGGTCCTGAACGTAGACCTTCTCGGTCTGATCGCGCGAAAACGCGAGATCGAGCCGGTCGAGATGGCCGTCCTTGCGCATTTGCTCCAGTTCGTCGCGATAGTAGAAGTCGGTGGCCGCGTGCTGCTCGCCGAAGAAGAGCCAATTGCGGCCCGTGTCGCCTCGCGCCTGGCGCTCGTGCAGGAAGGCGCGGAACGGGGCGACGCCGGTGCCGGGACCGACCATGATCATCGGCGCGTCGCCGCTGCGCGGCGGCCGGAAATGCGTGCTCTTCTGCACGAACACGGGCACGCTGCCCTCCTGCGCGCGGTCGGCCAGGAAGGTCGATGCCACGCCCTTGCGTTCGCGGCGGCCGTTGTTGTAGCGCACGGCCGACACGGTCAGATGCACCTCGCC harbors:
- the cynR gene encoding transcriptional regulator CynR yields the protein MLRSIRYVLTVAELKNFTRAAEVLHVSQPALSQQIRQLENDLGGALFDRSGRAISLTEFGRVYIEHARQALAHLDAGKRALHEVRDLTRGLLRLAYTPTFAEYLIGPALRGFREAHPAIALDVSERPLEDIEGGLERDELDLGIGFTDVRSDEIEVRPLFAEHMALLVATRHPLARRRAEVSANQLAAMPLALLSPDFVVRRFADAYFRAHQLIPRVMLQANSVGTVLKLVKDGTLATLLPSAVLREHRGLVTLPVVPALPQRTVALLKRRHASSTLAANAFADVLLGLIAQEGLGKA
- a CDS encoding alkaline phosphatase family protein, which translates into the protein MPMQNIKHVVVVMFENRSFDTMLGGLYTNGSSPTHFLPAASADQPFDGLKAGLSNPTKAGGTIAAATPASKATLPDPDPQETFANVRVQLLGSATGAMPMSGFVQDYETTATTDASQVMQCHSPDQLKVLSTLAREYAVSDAWFASVPSQTWPNRAFAHAGTSNGHVDNGSPPDPFDWQVRTLFNVLSDVDVSWAVYSAALVAPSLTLTMFPTLWDPKYKANFQRFGNFVSACQNNTLPQYSFIEPRFLLDPNDQHPPHDVYAGESFLYDIWHALSTSPAWPETLLVITYDEHGGTYDHVLPPANAVAPDAASNPGDQNFAFDSFGVRVPAVVVSPYIAPGTVFRSPSATPYDHTSILATLRDWLAIAPADMLASKRVAAAPTLAPLLTLDTPRTALPAIAAPPASGFLATDLARPLNDLQKSLVSGTARRTGLDPAATLGAMPSRQHAVDFFHNLLSSGQP